A DNA window from Nitrospira sp. contains the following coding sequences:
- a CDS encoding 3-oxoacyl-(acyl-carrier-protein) synthase, FabV inferred for ABFAE pathway (MaGe:77307980), with amino-acid sequence MASRPMTPLTLSAYTLVTANGRGIGAVSQALRERRSGLTPCDFEDALLKTYIGRVVGLEDFSLGEQLAPFDCRNNRLAWLGLQQDGFMVAVAEAIQRYGADRIAVVMGTSTSGILETEHAYRNRDPLTGALPPRYTSHYRYTHNMYSLGHFVRAYLGLKGPAMVISTACSSSAKVFATAARFLQTGLCDAAIVGGVDSLCHTTLHGFSALQLLSASPCRPCDEDRDGLSLGEAAGYALLESSERVGRKGAVALLGYGESTDGYHMSHPHPEGAGAIRAIRQSLDRAGLQPSDIDYINLHGTATRANDAVEDKAVYSIFGEGPACSSTKGWTGHALGAAGITEALIAALCLKQGLIPGTIHCERVDPALRSRILRENENRPIRRVVSNIFGFGGNNCSLVLGVL; translated from the coding sequence ATGGCTAGTCGGCCGATGACACCATTGACGCTTTCGGCCTATACGCTGGTCACGGCGAATGGCCGTGGCATCGGTGCTGTGTCCCAAGCCTTGCGAGAGCGGCGCTCCGGCCTGACGCCGTGCGATTTTGAAGATGCGTTGCTCAAAACCTATATTGGGCGTGTCGTGGGGCTGGAGGATTTTTCACTCGGCGAGCAGCTCGCGCCATTCGATTGCCGGAATAACCGGCTGGCCTGGCTGGGGCTGCAACAGGACGGATTCATGGTGGCGGTGGCGGAAGCCATTCAACGCTACGGCGCCGATCGGATTGCCGTCGTCATGGGGACGAGCACCTCTGGCATTCTAGAGACCGAGCATGCCTACCGGAATCGCGATCCTCTGACCGGTGCCTTGCCGCCGAGGTATACCTCGCATTATCGCTATACGCATAACATGTATTCGCTGGGCCATTTCGTGCGGGCCTATTTGGGGTTGAAGGGACCGGCGATGGTCATCTCGACCGCCTGTTCGTCGAGCGCAAAAGTGTTTGCGACGGCCGCACGTTTTTTGCAGACAGGTCTCTGCGATGCAGCCATCGTCGGAGGAGTCGACAGCCTGTGCCATACCACTTTGCATGGATTTTCCGCGTTGCAACTGTTGTCGGCCAGTCCTTGCCGGCCTTGCGATGAGGATCGCGACGGACTGTCGTTGGGCGAAGCGGCCGGCTATGCGTTGCTGGAATCCAGCGAGCGGGTGGGCCGGAAGGGGGCTGTCGCGCTGCTGGGGTACGGCGAAAGCACCGACGGGTATCACATGTCGCATCCTCACCCGGAAGGCGCCGGCGCGATTCGCGCCATTCGCCAGTCGCTGGATCGGGCCGGGTTGCAGCCGTCCGATATCGACTACATCAATCTGCATGGTACTGCGACCCGGGCGAACGATGCGGTCGAGGACAAGGCCGTCTATTCGATTTTCGGAGAGGGCCCGGCCTGTAGTTCGACGAAGGGCTGGACCGGCCATGCGCTGGGGGCGGCGGGGATTACGGAAGCCTTGATCGCGGCGCTCTGTTTGAAGCAGGGTCTCATTCCCGGCACCATTCATTGCGAGCGAGTCGATCCGGCGTTGCGCAGCCGCATCCTCCGCGAGAACGAGAATCGGCCGATCCGGCGCGTGGTGAGCAATATTTTCGGGTTCGGCGGCAATAACTGCAGCCTGGTGTTGGGAGTGTTGTGA
- a CDS encoding 3-oxoacyl-(acyl-carrier-protein) synthase (MaGe:77307981) — MRVGILGVGLLAAGLEGWPAGRDVLAGARPFDPSMVPDPAASLLPANERRRSSDCVRWAVQVAQEAIAQSGLDPHEVATVFASSGGEMDVLDKLCRALAAAERVVSPTLFHQSVHNTAAGYWGIATRCQQSSTALSCYDDSGAAGLLEAVTYAVIEQRPVLFVAYDLPAPAPLHGARPIASAFAAALVLAPSMEQTLAIADVTVKPAAGREVSRALGQEFERLRLDNPAARVLPVLQALATRRRATIDLNLLDDQRLTVEVEPCGR, encoded by the coding sequence ATGCGTGTGGGGATTCTGGGCGTGGGCCTGCTCGCAGCCGGTCTCGAAGGCTGGCCGGCCGGTCGTGATGTATTGGCTGGCGCCAGACCGTTCGATCCTTCGATGGTGCCGGACCCGGCTGCGTCGCTGCTGCCGGCGAACGAACGGCGGCGAAGCAGCGATTGTGTCCGGTGGGCGGTGCAGGTGGCGCAGGAAGCGATCGCGCAATCCGGTCTCGACCCGCATGAAGTGGCGACGGTCTTTGCTTCGTCCGGCGGCGAGATGGACGTGCTGGACAAGCTGTGCCGTGCCCTGGCGGCCGCTGAGCGAGTGGTTTCGCCGACGCTGTTTCATCAGTCGGTGCATAATACCGCGGCGGGTTATTGGGGCATTGCGACAAGGTGCCAGCAGTCTTCAACGGCATTGTCTTGTTATGACGACTCCGGCGCGGCCGGACTGTTGGAGGCGGTCACGTATGCGGTGATCGAGCAACGGCCGGTTCTCTTCGTCGCATACGACCTGCCGGCTCCCGCGCCGCTTCATGGCGCCCGGCCCATCGCCTCGGCGTTTGCCGCAGCCTTGGTGCTGGCGCCTTCCATGGAACAGACTCTCGCCATTGCCGATGTGACGGTGAAGCCGGCCGCCGGCCGCGAGGTGAGCCGCGCGCTCGGCCAAGAATTCGAGCGGCTCCGGCTCGATAATCCAGCCGCTCGTGTGCTGCCGGTCTTGCAAGCGCTGGCGACAAGACGCCGCGCTACCATCGATCTGAATTTATTGGACGATCAACGGCTGACCGTCGAGGTGGAGCCCTGCGGCCGCTGA
- a CDS encoding 3-hydroxydecanoyl-(acyl-carrier-protein) dehydratase, inferred for ABFAE pathway (MaGe:77307982), with protein MRLLDAVETWDETSIRCRTATHRASAHPLRYRGQLSVSVGLEYAAQAMGVHVGLLHRDREAARRIGYVGSVRDVIFDAERLDDTDADLIVEATRLAEGDQSYMYRFTLLLDNRTIVAGRASIFIKAAS; from the coding sequence ATGCGCCTGCTCGATGCGGTGGAGACCTGGGACGAGACGTCGATCCGTTGCCGGACAGCCACGCACCGAGCCTCGGCCCATCCGCTTCGCTATCGCGGGCAGCTCTCGGTATCGGTCGGGCTGGAGTATGCCGCTCAAGCAATGGGCGTGCATGTGGGATTGTTGCATCGCGATCGTGAAGCAGCGAGACGGATCGGCTATGTCGGCAGCGTCCGAGACGTGATCTTCGATGCGGAACGGCTCGATGACACCGATGCCGATCTCATCGTGGAAGCGACTCGTCTGGCGGAAGGAGATCAGAGTTATATGTACCGGTTCACGCTGTTGCTCGACAACCGGACGATCGTTGCGGGGCGCGCGTCGATCTTTATCAAGGCGGCATCGTGA
- a CDS encoding 3-oxoacyl-[acyl-carrier-protein] reductase FabG (MaGe:77307983) codes for MAQKRALVTGGSGDIGAAICERLADDGYAVIVHAHRHAESARQIADKITAGGRTASVTTFDIADGVATGQVLQRLLADGPIQAIVNNAGIHDDAPMAGMTAAQWTTVVDLSLNGFFHVTQPLLLPMIGTRWGRIVSISSLAGVTGNRGQTNYAAAKAGLHGASKSLAIELASRGITVNVVAPGLIESAATRQSFKPEQVEAMVPMKRVGQPEEVAALVSFLLSEQAGYITGQVIGINGGMA; via the coding sequence ATGGCCCAGAAACGCGCATTGGTGACGGGAGGCAGCGGCGACATCGGCGCCGCGATCTGCGAGCGGCTGGCCGACGACGGCTATGCGGTCATCGTGCATGCCCACCGGCATGCTGAATCGGCCAGGCAGATCGCGGACAAAATTACGGCCGGCGGGCGAACGGCCTCGGTGACCACCTTCGATATTGCCGACGGTGTTGCGACAGGACAGGTTTTGCAAAGATTGCTTGCCGATGGGCCGATTCAGGCGATCGTCAACAACGCCGGCATTCATGACGATGCGCCGATGGCCGGGATGACCGCCGCGCAATGGACGACGGTTGTCGATCTGTCGCTGAACGGATTTTTCCACGTCACCCAGCCGTTGTTGCTCCCGATGATCGGCACTCGATGGGGGAGGATCGTGTCGATTTCCTCACTGGCCGGCGTGACCGGGAATCGTGGCCAGACGAACTATGCGGCGGCGAAGGCCGGGCTGCATGGAGCCAGCAAGTCGCTGGCGATCGAGCTGGCGTCCCGCGGCATCACCGTCAACGTCGTCGCGCCGGGTTTGATCGAGTCGGCGGCGACAAGACAGTCCTTCAAGCCAGAGCAGGTCGAGGCGATGGTGCCGATGAAGCGAGTGGGCCAGCCGGAAGAAGTGGCGGCGCTCGTGTCGTTCCTGCTGTCCGAGCAAGCAGGATACATCACCGGACAGGTCATTGGCATCAACGGTGGCATGGCGTGA
- a CDS encoding Glycosyl transferase family 2 (MaGe:77307984) produces MMAGHFVVTERHSEMCDSAQSYWVVIPAYNEAPTVRDVALRARRQGRHVVVVDDGSTDGTAEAVADLDVALLKNEKNLGKAGSLCRGFELALAGGAAGVITLDADGQHAPEEIPLLIERARAEPGALLIGARRRDQRKLSVWRYAANRIADFWIGWAAGAPIEDSQSGFRLYPATLLRAIDVPHERARSFVFESEILIEAARRAMAIRAVSITVASRSGPRLSHFRPVLDIVRITRMVAWKILSRGLPLSGLWCVLPGAVSA; encoded by the coding sequence ATGATGGCAGGACATTTCGTGGTGACTGAGCGGCATTCCGAGATGTGCGATAGTGCCCAATCCTATTGGGTCGTCATTCCTGCGTATAACGAAGCGCCGACGGTTCGCGATGTGGCCTTGCGAGCCAGACGGCAAGGCCGTCACGTCGTTGTGGTGGATGACGGATCGACGGATGGGACGGCTGAGGCAGTGGCGGATCTTGATGTGGCGCTGCTCAAAAACGAAAAGAATCTCGGGAAGGCGGGAAGTCTGTGCCGGGGATTTGAATTGGCATTGGCCGGGGGGGCGGCCGGCGTCATTACCCTGGATGCCGATGGGCAGCATGCGCCTGAAGAAATTCCGTTGCTCATCGAGCGCGCGCGTGCCGAACCTGGTGCGTTGCTTATCGGCGCGCGCCGTCGCGATCAGCGGAAGCTGTCGGTCTGGCGCTATGCTGCCAACCGCATCGCGGATTTCTGGATCGGATGGGCGGCGGGCGCGCCGATTGAAGACAGCCAATCGGGGTTTCGCCTGTACCCGGCGACCCTGCTTCGGGCAATCGATGTTCCCCATGAGCGGGCGCGAAGTTTTGTGTTTGAAAGCGAGATTCTGATCGAAGCGGCCAGACGGGCGATGGCTATTCGGGCTGTCTCCATTACCGTTGCGTCACGATCGGGCCCCCGCCTCAGTCATTTCCGTCCCGTGCTGGATATCGTCAGAATCACCAGGATGGTGGCGTGGAAGATTCTTTCGAGAGGGCTGCCCCTAAGCGGGTTGTGGTGTGTGCTTCCTGGCGCTGTTTCAGCCTGA
- a CDS encoding Putative lipoprotein (Evidence 3 : Putative function from multiple computational evidences; MaGe:77307985) — translation MKRLVSAFAMACLMIVVATGCRGAGQIYNIADAPVSTATGKELTMEQVQKAIVEAGLGLRWIMAADKPGHILGTQNARSHTATVDINYTTKSYSITYKDSVNLNYNAGKQTIHQAYQGWITNLDNAIKGRLMAAGSQ, via the coding sequence ATGAAACGACTCGTATCCGCGTTTGCAATGGCGTGCTTGATGATTGTTGTGGCAACCGGCTGCCGAGGCGCCGGACAGATCTACAATATCGCTGACGCGCCGGTGTCCACCGCGACAGGGAAAGAGCTCACGATGGAGCAGGTCCAAAAGGCCATCGTGGAAGCCGGGCTAGGTCTTAGATGGATCATGGCTGCCGACAAGCCTGGGCATATCCTCGGCACGCAGAACGCCCGCAGCCATACGGCCACGGTCGACATCAACTACACGACTAAATCCTACAGCATTACCTACAAGGACAGCGTCAACCTTAACTACAACGCGGGCAAACAGACCATCCACCAAGCCTATCAGGGTTGGATCACCAACCTTGACAACGCGATCAAGGGTCGGCTGATGGCTGCCGGATCGCAATAG
- a CDS encoding NodB homology domain-containing protein (MaGe:77307986) — protein sequence MGSTDPSWQAAPPLNEQESGRLPKPGKQFYFTIDCDWVPGSHVGLESLLERCDRFRIKATIFFAGRFAETYPDLVRECLHRGHQLGTHGWAHGGLEEDEDFRHASYEQQRQWIRRATDAVEKAAGIRPVVFRSPNLWIGETTLRVLEEEGYRCDSSVPARRFDMGLGRVHYLAYFGAPRDPYRPSRDNLNRPGDSSIVEVPPSSCLFPINLATLRTVGLPMFQRMIRWIGRCSRHLVFYCHPGEFVLAAKQTFPPSMSKWNQRGMGPDNLLLVETLLAHIHAAGYAPTRMTDTAARQLDLTQPAVLRARGLQSEPIYREEGRR from the coding sequence ATGGGCTCGACTGACCCATCCTGGCAAGCGGCTCCGCCGCTCAACGAACAAGAGTCCGGACGTCTTCCCAAACCGGGAAAACAGTTTTACTTCACGATCGATTGCGACTGGGTGCCCGGCTCGCATGTCGGGCTGGAATCGCTCCTGGAACGGTGCGACCGCTTCCGCATCAAAGCGACCATCTTTTTCGCCGGCAGATTTGCCGAAACCTATCCGGACCTTGTCCGCGAGTGCCTCCATCGCGGGCACCAGCTCGGCACCCACGGCTGGGCACATGGCGGACTGGAAGAAGACGAAGACTTCCGCCACGCATCTTATGAGCAACAACGGCAATGGATCCGGCGGGCGACGGACGCCGTGGAGAAAGCCGCCGGCATCAGGCCGGTCGTGTTCCGGTCGCCGAATCTCTGGATCGGCGAAACGACGCTGCGGGTTCTCGAAGAAGAAGGCTACCGCTGCGACTCATCGGTTCCGGCCAGACGATTCGACATGGGGCTCGGCCGCGTTCACTACCTTGCGTATTTCGGGGCCCCACGGGATCCCTACCGCCCCTCGCGGGACAACCTGAACCGCCCCGGCGACAGCAGCATCGTGGAGGTGCCGCCCTCGTCCTGTCTCTTTCCGATCAATCTGGCCACCCTGCGCACCGTTGGCCTTCCCATGTTTCAGCGCATGATCCGATGGATTGGACGATGCTCGCGCCACCTCGTCTTCTACTGCCATCCAGGCGAATTTGTACTGGCCGCCAAACAGACGTTCCCTCCGTCCATGTCGAAATGGAATCAACGGGGAATGGGTCCCGACAACCTGCTCCTTGTGGAAACCTTGCTCGCTCATATTCACGCGGCTGGCTATGCCCCGACCAGGATGACCGATACCGCGGCGCGGCAGCTTGACTTAACCCAGCCGGCCGTACTAAGAGCAAGAGGGCTTCAATCAGAACCTATCTACCGAGAGGAGGGGCGGCGATGA
- a CDS encoding putative 3-hydroxybenzoate synthase (Evidence 3 : Putative function from multiple computational evidences; MaGe:77307987): protein MRSRHAPQPQRSTPPVLEAAAHLQMDYVAAADLSRWLAASADSPLAIVSFGAPISSPVSCPTITLDLPQLDGRAQVEVWTSDRPVTVHRMNEFSAATSGETLAGTLQLEEEPGEDLQTTTERAYRRLLQHIQELGYPHLWRIWNFFPGINDQERGLERYRQFCIGRHQALAGTLQGFPGALPAGTAVGTRSGPLQLYVLAGTHPAAHLGNPRQVHAYEYPEHYGPCSPSFARATLLQSSSDVHAQLFISGTASIVGHESLHPGLPESQTRETVDNLQALLDHADDLAGIAGRHQPARGRYKVYVRRPDHLKAIRQALSIPLFASSQILYLQGDLCRKELLVEIEGVVVTD, encoded by the coding sequence ATGAGATCGCGTCACGCCCCACAACCGCAGAGATCGACACCGCCGGTGCTCGAAGCCGCCGCCCACCTACAGATGGACTATGTCGCGGCCGCCGATTTGTCCCGCTGGCTGGCAGCCTCCGCCGACAGCCCCCTCGCCATCGTGTCGTTCGGTGCGCCGATTTCCTCGCCAGTCTCGTGCCCAACCATCACACTGGACCTGCCTCAATTGGACGGGCGCGCACAGGTGGAGGTATGGACCAGCGATCGCCCAGTCACCGTTCACCGGATGAATGAGTTCTCCGCCGCCACAAGTGGCGAGACCCTCGCCGGCACGTTGCAACTTGAAGAAGAACCAGGCGAAGACCTCCAGACGACGACGGAACGGGCCTACCGGCGCCTGCTTCAGCACATTCAGGAATTGGGCTACCCTCACCTCTGGCGCATCTGGAATTTCTTTCCCGGCATCAACGATCAGGAGCGCGGCCTGGAACGCTATCGCCAGTTTTGCATCGGGCGCCATCAGGCGCTCGCCGGCACGTTGCAAGGATTTCCCGGCGCGCTTCCGGCCGGCACGGCCGTCGGCACTCGATCTGGTCCGCTCCAGCTCTACGTGCTCGCCGGAACCCATCCGGCTGCCCATCTGGGAAACCCCCGCCAGGTCCATGCCTACGAGTATCCGGAGCATTACGGTCCCTGCAGCCCATCGTTTGCCCGGGCCACGCTTCTTCAATCGTCATCGGATGTCCATGCGCAACTCTTCATCTCCGGTACCGCCAGCATAGTGGGACATGAGAGCCTGCATCCAGGCCTCCCAGAGTCCCAGACCAGGGAAACCGTCGATAATCTGCAAGCCCTGCTCGATCATGCCGACGACTTAGCGGGAATCGCGGGACGCCATCAGCCGGCGCGCGGGCGATACAAAGTCTACGTCCGGCGGCCGGATCACCTGAAGGCGATCCGACAGGCCCTCAGCATTCCCCTGTTTGCCTCAAGCCAAATCCTCTATCTTCAGGGCGATCTCTGTCGGAAAGAACTCCTGGTTGAAATCGAGGGAGTGGTCGTCACCGACTAA
- a CDS encoding hypothetical protein (Evidence 4 : Unknown function but conserved in other organisms; MaGe:77307988): protein MGHTMTASAPPLTACDVLVVGGGPAGSTISTLLAEQGWNVHILEKDSHPRFHIGESLLPQTLPILKRLGVLADVERIGIVKYGAEMVSHRYGRSQMFYFSKAFDESQPYAFEVKRSEFDAILLKNAIANGVTVHENITARRVEFRPGQSSLVHAEDRDGRLHTWDAKFVVDASGRDTFLSNQLGGKRRSQQHSSAAIFGHFEGVGRLPGKDEGNITAGWLNDGWCWLIPFKDGTTSVGVVCHPDYIKSRTVPLDQFLLDTLRQSPPIAQRMEQAKPLTQTYAAANFSYRRDTMSGNGYLMVGDAFAFIDPVFSSGVHLALSSGTRGATVVDAYLRKSPDYATHLREFEHMVRRGIKTFSWFIHRFNQPAFQSLFVSTKRPPKIERAVLSLLAGDVFAQSQARVPLFLFKVVYYIVFVLNWNENWAVAQRRKRGTRATVTEVKDYAVNQANAPQ, encoded by the coding sequence TTGGGTCACACGATGACGGCATCGGCACCGCCTCTCACCGCCTGCGACGTGCTGGTGGTCGGAGGCGGACCGGCCGGATCCACCATTTCCACCCTGCTGGCCGAGCAGGGCTGGAACGTGCATATCCTGGAAAAGGATTCCCACCCGCGCTTCCACATCGGGGAGTCGCTGCTGCCTCAAACGCTTCCGATCTTGAAACGGTTGGGCGTGCTCGCGGACGTCGAACGGATCGGGATCGTCAAGTATGGCGCCGAGATGGTTTCACACCGCTACGGACGCTCGCAGATGTTCTATTTCTCCAAGGCCTTCGACGAATCCCAGCCCTATGCGTTCGAGGTCAAGCGGTCTGAGTTCGATGCCATTCTCTTAAAAAACGCGATCGCCAACGGCGTGACGGTTCATGAAAACATCACCGCCCGGCGCGTTGAATTCCGCCCCGGGCAGAGCTCGCTCGTCCATGCCGAAGACCGCGACGGGCGCCTGCACACCTGGGACGCAAAGTTTGTCGTCGACGCCAGCGGCCGCGACACGTTTCTCTCGAATCAGCTTGGCGGCAAGCGCCGCAGCCAGCAACATAGCAGCGCAGCCATCTTCGGCCACTTCGAGGGAGTCGGACGGCTGCCCGGCAAGGACGAGGGCAATATCACCGCCGGTTGGTTGAACGACGGCTGGTGCTGGCTGATCCCATTCAAGGACGGCACGACCAGCGTCGGCGTCGTCTGTCATCCGGACTACATTAAGTCGAGAACTGTCCCGTTGGATCAATTTCTCCTGGATACGCTTCGACAGTCCCCTCCGATTGCTCAACGCATGGAGCAGGCCAAACCCCTGACTCAAACCTATGCCGCCGCGAATTTTTCCTATCGGCGCGATACAATGTCAGGCAACGGCTATTTGATGGTGGGCGATGCCTTTGCTTTCATCGACCCGGTCTTCTCCAGCGGAGTCCATCTCGCGCTCAGCAGCGGCACCAGAGGAGCCACCGTCGTCGATGCCTACCTTCGGAAATCGCCGGACTACGCCACGCATCTCCGCGAATTCGAGCATATGGTCCGCCGGGGCATCAAAACCTTTTCCTGGTTTATCCATCGATTCAACCAGCCGGCCTTTCAGTCGCTATTTGTATCGACCAAGCGGCCGCCGAAGATCGAACGGGCGGTGCTCTCGCTGCTGGCCGGAGATGTATTCGCTCAATCGCAAGCGCGCGTTCCTCTTTTCCTATTTAAAGTTGTGTACTACATTGTTTTCGTATTGAATTGGAACGAGAATTGGGCCGTGGCCCAGCGCCGCAAGCGCGGCACGAGAGCCACCGTCACTGAAGTCAAAGATTACGCGGTGAACCAAGCCAACGCGCCGCAGTAA
- a CDS encoding Lipoprotein (MaGe:77307989) — MRVSSMVLGALLLFSTVACVSSQVKLPTAAVGGSEKVLGHTEGSAVGIMLFGYIPIMQNGRFENAYLEAVQKGGGNRLADVVISERWFWAGVLNGFIFKVEGTAVANK, encoded by the coding sequence ATGAGAGTCAGTTCTATGGTATTGGGCGCATTGCTGCTTTTCTCTACTGTGGCCTGCGTGTCATCGCAGGTCAAGCTTCCTACGGCTGCGGTCGGAGGAAGCGAGAAGGTGTTGGGCCACACGGAAGGGTCGGCGGTGGGAATCATGCTTTTCGGGTATATCCCCATCATGCAAAACGGTCGGTTTGAGAATGCCTATCTGGAAGCAGTGCAAAAAGGCGGTGGAAATAGACTGGCGGATGTCGTCATTTCTGAGCGATGGTTTTGGGCGGGGGTTCTGAACGGATTTATCTTCAAAGTTGAAGGAACAGCCGTCGCCAACAAATAG
- a CDS encoding Putative lipoprotein (Evidence 3 : Putative function from multiple computational evidences; MaGe:77307990): protein MRQGGFLLGALLVLTTAACHSTQLRMPSEPIGANERSTGISEGHSGGFMLMGFIPINQNDRFQSALNTALAKSGGTRLTDVSVSERWFWTPVGNGFVFKVQGTGVAPK, encoded by the coding sequence ATGAGACAAGGGGGTTTTCTGCTCGGGGCGTTGCTCGTGCTGACGACGGCTGCATGCCATTCGACGCAACTACGGATGCCGTCCGAGCCGATTGGTGCCAACGAGCGGTCAACGGGGATCTCGGAAGGACATAGCGGTGGGTTTATGTTGATGGGGTTTATTCCCATCAATCAGAACGACCGGTTCCAATCGGCGCTTAATACGGCCCTGGCCAAGTCGGGTGGCACACGATTGACCGATGTTTCGGTTTCTGAACGGTGGTTCTGGACTCCGGTTGGCAATGGGTTTGTGTTTAAAGTGCAGGGGACGGGCGTCGCGCCGAAGTAA
- a CDS encoding Alpha/beta hydrolase (MaGe:77307991) — protein sequence MVASPARSFYHRSHMSILDQFFVYHPEPWDDRDWKGASGLPLEDVWFQSADGIKLFGWYVEARADAGVLLWCHGNAGSVVHRLDNLRELYRLGLSIFIFDYRGYGRSQGTPSEDGLYRDAVGAYDYLTRMRQIRSERMVVFGRSLGAAVATDLVSQKPAAGLILESPFPSIAAVAQHHYGGLPVHWLLRAEFKLIDRLPQLSLPTLVIHGDRDDIIPIKFGRQVFEAAKPPKWWYAIAGADHSSTYQVGGNAYFRRFAEFIRQAIAA from the coding sequence ATGGTTGCCTCGCCAGCTAGGAGCTTCTATCATCGAAGCCATATGAGCATCCTGGATCAATTCTTCGTCTACCATCCTGAACCATGGGACGACCGCGACTGGAAAGGCGCGAGCGGTCTTCCACTGGAAGACGTGTGGTTTCAGTCGGCCGACGGCATCAAATTGTTCGGCTGGTATGTCGAGGCGCGGGCCGATGCTGGGGTGCTGCTCTGGTGCCATGGCAACGCCGGGAGCGTGGTCCATCGTCTCGACAACCTCCGCGAACTGTACCGGCTCGGGCTGTCTATTTTTATCTTCGACTATCGCGGCTATGGCCGGAGCCAGGGGACGCCGTCGGAAGACGGGCTCTATCGAGATGCGGTCGGCGCGTACGATTATCTCACCAGAATGCGGCAGATTCGTTCGGAGCGGATGGTCGTTTTTGGCCGGTCGCTGGGCGCCGCCGTCGCGACCGATCTGGTCTCACAGAAGCCGGCGGCCGGATTGATTCTGGAATCGCCGTTCCCGTCGATTGCCGCCGTCGCGCAGCATCACTATGGCGGCCTGCCGGTGCATTGGCTGCTGAGGGCGGAATTCAAACTCATCGACCGCCTTCCGCAGCTGTCCCTTCCCACGCTCGTAATTCATGGCGATCGGGACGATATCATTCCCATCAAGTTTGGCCGCCAGGTCTTCGAGGCCGCCAAGCCGCCGAAATGGTGGTATGCGATTGCCGGTGCGGATCACAGCAGCACCTACCAAGTTGGCGGGAATGCCTACTTTCGCCGGTTCGCCGAGTTTATTCGGCAGGCGATTGCCGCCTAG
- a CDS encoding hypothetical protein (Evidence 4 : Unknown function but conserved in other organisms; MaGe:77307992), with the protein MRIKKEDGMTDRNAVRVGVFMMMALLWLSGCAGRTGSAATLDVSTQPVLSAGESALARPVADVAETASDEPFDPFAKSGGAGAEEYDPWEPLNTKVFEFNRQVDRWVLKPVAKAYDFVMPNPVQVGINNVFYNMRFPSRFLNNVFQGKAQGAATEMGRFMLNTTFGLGGLYDVAKDMNITTPEEDTGQTLGFYGVTPGPYIVLPLLPPFNLRDLVGFAGDIALNPINWLVAPIIEIDGVPSAIAHKNRMTSTMVQLGGRVFEIVNDRSLNLEKFQGVEEATLDLYAAVRNAYLQKRALAIRE; encoded by the coding sequence ATGAGGATCAAGAAGGAAGACGGAATGACTGATCGGAACGCGGTGCGAGTCGGCGTGTTCATGATGATGGCGTTGCTGTGGCTTTCAGGCTGTGCTGGGCGAACCGGTTCGGCGGCCACACTCGATGTGTCTACGCAACCGGTTTTGTCCGCTGGAGAATCGGCGCTAGCGCGGCCTGTTGCCGATGTTGCAGAGACGGCTTCCGACGAGCCGTTCGATCCCTTCGCGAAGTCCGGCGGAGCCGGCGCCGAGGAATACGATCCGTGGGAGCCGCTGAATACGAAGGTGTTTGAGTTTAACCGGCAGGTGGATCGGTGGGTGCTCAAGCCGGTGGCCAAGGCCTACGATTTTGTGATGCCCAACCCCGTTCAAGTCGGAATCAACAACGTCTTTTACAATATGCGGTTTCCCTCCCGGTTTCTCAATAATGTGTTTCAGGGCAAGGCGCAGGGGGCGGCGACCGAGATGGGGCGGTTCATGTTGAACACGACCTTCGGACTCGGCGGCCTCTACGATGTCGCGAAGGACATGAACATCACCACGCCCGAGGAGGATACCGGGCAGACGCTGGGGTTTTATGGCGTCACGCCGGGGCCCTATATCGTGCTGCCGCTGCTTCCGCCCTTCAATCTTCGCGACCTGGTTGGATTTGCGGGCGACATTGCGTTGAATCCGATTAACTGGCTGGTCGCGCCGATCATTGAAATCGATGGCGTGCCCTCGGCGATTGCCCATAAGAATCGCATGACCAGCACGATGGTCCAGCTCGGCGGCCGGGTCTTTGAAATCGTGAACGACCGGTCGTTGAACCTCGAAAAGTTCCAGGGCGTCGAGGAAGCCACGCTGGATCTGTACGCTGCCGTTCGCAACGCCTATCTCCAGAAACGGGCGCTCGCGATTCGCGAGTAA